From Deltaproteobacteria bacterium, one genomic window encodes:
- a CDS encoding metallopeptidase family protein: protein MAYRVKESDFRTIAAHVLDGLPVEFRRRMENVVMVVEDYPSEEDAAIAGVPREELLGLFHGVSRFEQEWYGGASGQLPERIVLYKSNIESICFTEEELVEEIRLTILHEIGHYFGLSDEEIEKYEKE from the coding sequence ATGGCTTACAGGGTAAAAGAATCGGACTTCAGGACGATTGCCGCTCACGTGCTGGACGGCCTTCCCGTCGAGTTCAGGAGGCGGATGGAAAATGTCGTGATGGTCGTGGAGGATTACCCTTCCGAAGAGGACGCCGCAATCGCCGGGGTCCCGCGCGAAGAGCTATTAGGGCTCTTTCACGGCGTATCCCGTTTTGAGCAGGAGTGGTATGGCGGCGCATCCGGCCAGCTTCCCGAAAGGATTGTGCTTTACAAAAGCAACATAGAGTCAATCTGCTTTACGGAAGAGGAGCTTGTCGAAGAAATACGCCTTACCATTCTCCACGAGATAGGTCATTATTTCGGACTGAGCGATGAAGAGATCGAGAAGTATGAAAAAGAGTAA
- a CDS encoding UbiX family flavin prenyltransferase has product MAGYLLALTGASGAAYGLKIAGELLSRGDDVELVISPSGFIILKEELGIECSEADAPERIRDFLKGYGRPFKGRLRLVPHKDLAASAASGSSLVKAMIVCPCSMGTLARIAAGISGNIIERAADCMLKERRPLVLVPRETPLSTIHLQNMLRLSEAGAIILPAMPAFYHKPAGIEEMVDFVAGKVLDVLGIENSLFKRWKKEGD; this is encoded by the coding sequence TTGGCTGGATATCTGTTGGCCCTTACAGGGGCAAGCGGCGCCGCGTACGGGCTTAAGATAGCGGGCGAGCTTCTTTCAAGGGGAGATGACGTGGAACTCGTCATCTCCCCTTCGGGTTTTATTATCCTCAAGGAGGAGCTGGGGATAGAGTGCTCTGAGGCGGATGCGCCGGAGCGGATACGCGATTTCCTCAAAGGGTACGGGCGGCCCTTCAAGGGGCGCTTGAGGCTCGTCCCCCATAAAGACCTAGCCGCCTCTGCCGCAAGTGGCTCATCCCTTGTAAAGGCCATGATCGTCTGCCCGTGCTCAATGGGCACTCTCGCAAGGATAGCCGCCGGCATCTCCGGAAATATCATCGAGCGGGCGGCGGACTGCATGCTTAAAGAGAGGCGGCCACTTGTGCTCGTCCCCAGGGAGACGCCCTTGAGCACCATCCATCTCCAGAATATGCTCAGGCTCTCGGAAGCCGGGGCGATTATCCTTCCTGCCATGCCCGCCTTCTATCACAAGCCCGCCGGCATCGAAGAGATGGTCGATTTCGTCGCCGGAAAGGTGCTGGACGTCCTCGGAATCGAGAACAGCCTCTTCAAAAGGTGGAAAAAGGAAGGGGATTAG
- the serS gene encoding serine--tRNA ligase, with protein sequence MLDVKFLRDNLEEVEKRLKTRGGAVDLSGFRELDSRRRKLLTEAEALRARRNAVSEEVGRLKREKKDASHLVAEMQEEGAKLKALETEATGVDEELNKFLLEVPNVPHSSVPVGKDSTDNPVIRSWGEQPDFKFSPVEHTEIGEALGILDFERAGKISGARFSLLVGAGALLERALINFMLDLHTREHGYTEVLPPFMVKSAALLGTGQLPKFREDLFKVEGSDHFLIPTAEVPVTNIYYDEIIEEERLPISYAAYTPCFRSEAGSYGKDVKGLIRQHQFEKVELVKFSHPDSSYDQLERLTGNAEEVLKRLGLAYRVVTLCTGDMGFASAKTYDLEVWLPGQGKYREISSCSNFEDFQARRANIRFRPKGGKPRFVHTLNGSGLAVGRTLVAILENYQQEDGSVIVPEALRAYMGGLEKIVKKS encoded by the coding sequence GTGCTCGATGTAAAGTTTCTGAGGGATAACCTCGAAGAGGTCGAAAAGAGGCTCAAGACAAGAGGGGGCGCCGTAGACCTTTCAGGCTTCAGGGAGCTCGATTCTCGTAGGAGGAAGCTCCTTACAGAGGCAGAGGCCCTGCGGGCCAGGAGGAACGCCGTCTCCGAGGAGGTCGGGAGGCTCAAGAGGGAGAAGAAGGACGCATCCCATCTTGTGGCCGAAATGCAGGAGGAAGGCGCGAAGCTCAAGGCCCTTGAGACAGAGGCAACAGGGGTCGATGAGGAGCTTAATAAATTCCTTCTGGAAGTCCCGAACGTGCCGCACTCTTCCGTGCCCGTTGGAAAGGACTCGACCGATAACCCGGTCATAAGGTCGTGGGGCGAGCAGCCGGATTTCAAATTCTCCCCTGTTGAGCATACTGAAATCGGAGAGGCCCTCGGCATACTCGATTTCGAGCGGGCCGGGAAGATATCCGGGGCGCGGTTCTCGCTCCTCGTGGGCGCGGGCGCGCTCCTTGAGAGGGCGCTCATCAATTTCATGCTAGACCTCCATACGAGGGAGCACGGATATACGGAGGTGCTTCCGCCCTTCATGGTCAAAAGCGCGGCCTTACTCGGCACGGGCCAGCTTCCCAAGTTCAGGGAAGACCTCTTCAAGGTGGAGGGCTCGGACCACTTCCTCATCCCCACTGCCGAGGTCCCGGTAACGAACATATACTATGACGAGATAATCGAGGAAGAGCGGCTTCCCATAAGCTACGCCGCCTACACCCCCTGCTTCAGGAGCGAAGCAGGCTCCTACGGGAAAGACGTAAAGGGGCTCATACGCCAGCACCAGTTCGAAAAGGTAGAACTTGTGAAGTTCTCGCACCCGGATTCTTCGTATGACCAGCTTGAGCGCCTTACCGGGAATGCCGAAGAGGTGCTTAAGAGGCTCGGCCTCGCCTACAGGGTGGTCACGCTCTGCACCGGCGACATGGGTTTTGCGTCGGCCAAGACCTACGACCTTGAGGTGTGGCTTCCCGGACAGGGCAAATACAGGGAGATTTCGAGCTGCTCGAATTTCGAGGACTTCCAGGCTAGGAGGGCGAACATACGCTTCAGGCCAAAGGGCGGGAAGCCCAGGTTCGTGCACACGCTTAACGGGAGCGGCCTTGCGGTGGGCCGGACCCTCGTCGCGATACTTGAAAACTACCAGCAGGAGGACGGAAGCGTCATCGTGCCCGAGGCCCTCAGGGCCTACATGGGGGGCCTTGAAAAGATAGTCAAAAAGAGTTAA